DNA from Dehalococcoidia bacterium:
AATATGAATTAGTACGACAGGCAGAGCTTTTAAACGCTGGAGAAAGAATCAAGCAAGAAACTCGTGGGTGGCTAGAAGACAAAGGAGTCACTATTTCATTGCGTAGTAAAGAAGAAGCCAACGATTATCGGTATTTCCCCGAACCAGATCTTCCGCCCTTAAATATATCGAAAACTTGGGTAAGCGAAATTGCTAAAATCTTGCCAGAACTACCTGCTGAAAGAAAAGCCCGTTTTACGAGGCAGTACGAACTATCTGAATACGACTCTAACCTGCTAATTAGCACACCCATGCTTGCAGATTATTTCGAAGAATCTGTTGCTGCAGCAAAAGCCAATTTCGGATTAGGAAAAGGTTCTGCAAAATCCATTGCAAACTGGACAATTACTGAACTCTCTAAGCTTTCTAATGAATTCAATACAGAAATTTATGAATCTCTAGTCATTCCAAATCACCTCGCTGAATTAATTTCTTTAATCGATAATGGCACTATAGGGACGCCACAAGCAAAAATTGTTTTAGCTGAGATTTATTCATCCGGTGAAAAACCGACTGCTATAGTAGAAAAATTAGGGCTAGTTCAGATTTCAGATTCGTCAGAATTAGACTCGGTAGTTGATATTGTTATATCTGAAAATCCACAAGCAGTGGCAGACTACAATGCAGGTAAGGAAACCGCAGCAAAATTCCTTGTAGGTCAAGTAATGAAAGCTACTAAAGGAAAAGCAAACCCTGGTGTTGTGTCTAAAATAATAGTCGAACACTTAGAATCAATAAAAAATTAGATGGAGAACAATGAGTACTTATATTAGCTTTGCAGTAATTGTTGTCGTAGCCTTACTAATTGCAAGCATTTTGCTTCAAGTACGTGGAGCTGGCGGGGGCCTTTTTGGAGGAGGATCCATTGAGTCATTTCGTACTCGCCGAGGGTTAGAGAAAACCTTATTTCAGTTCACAATAGGACTTGCAGTAGTATTCGTAATACTTGCCTTATTACAATTAACCTACGCCTAAGTAAAATTTTCGTAATAGTCAGCTAAGCTGTTGATACCCCACTGCGGGGCAATCATGTCTGTAGCACTCAAAGCCAATCGATATGAATCGACATCAAATCCATGAGAACTCCTAAGCCGGCGCATTCCAACTTTTAATTGCTCTCTCCAAGTTAATGAGAATTTTATCGGGACATCCCCTAATTTTTCACTAGCAATTTCTGCTATTTCACCATATGAAAATATGTCAGGCCCACCGATATCAATGTCTTTTTGATCCCCAAGTAGAGTGTCCACTAAACACCTTGCAACATCAAACTCATCAATGGGGTTCGTCCTAGCTAGCCCCGTACCTACTATAGATATTTTATTTGAGTTTTCGCCTTTCTCAATAAGAGAACGGAGGCTGGCAAAAGTCGTAGTAGATCGAACTGTGAATGAATTAATTTTCGAATCGTTCAGTGCAGCAGCAAATGATTCGTGCGCTCTGATATATTCCAGTTTTCCTAAAAATCTACCGCCAAAAACGGAAATGTAACCAAATTTTTTCACGTTAGATTTTGTCGCTTCGTTGAGCAAATTTAGATTGCCCATCTCATCCACTGTTCGAAATGTTTCCCCTTTTGAAGACAATCTATTTGCAAAATTAAGAGGAGCTCCAGCACATGAAATAACATAATTTATTCCAGCGCAGGAACCTTCTATCCCATTAGCGTTTTGAATATTCCCTACAAAAATTTCCTCAGGACAAGAAGTCAACTGAGCAGGGTTCCTTACAAGTGCTCTCACTCTAATACCCTGATCTTGTAGTTGACGAACAACATGGTTTCCGATATTACCGGATGCACCCGCAACTAATGCTAAGGGAGGCGCTAATTTCTTCGCCATGTCGTCCCTTCAGCAGTATCGGTAATTTCTATACCTAGAGACATGATCTGATCGCGTACATTATCAGCCTCTGCGTACTTGCCAAGTGATCGTAATTCAGTTCTTTCCTGTATCAAGTTTTGAACAGTTACAGTAATTTCATCATCTACATCGCTTAAATTTTCTTCCAAGGTAAAGCCTAGAATGAGAGCTAATTCTTTAAGGATGCTCTGAGCGTTTGATAGTTTCTTTTCGCCTGATGATGACTCTCTATTAATCTCTCTCGCAAGATCAAACAATGCTGCAAGTGCCTGTGGGGTATTTAAATCATCATCCATTGCAGAGATAAAACGAAGTCGGTACTCAGTAGCATCTAAATCAGTTGAACTGTTTTCGTTTGATGAAAGAGAAATTGAATAACGTATCCGGGCTATAGCTTTCTCAGAAGCACTCAAAGACTGGTCAGAATAATACCCAGGGCTTCGATAATGAGCATTCAAAACAGAAAGACGAATTGCATCTGAAGAAAATTTCTGCAACGCCTCTCGTATCGTAACTAGGTTTCCTAAGGACTTGCTCATTTTTTCAGAATCTAAATTTAATAACCCGTTATGAAGCCAAAAATTTGCAAATGGGCTGGAATTTGTAAACGATTCGCTTTGGGCTATCTCATTTTCATGGTGAGGGAAAATAAGATCTTGACCTCCGCCATGTATATCAATTGAATTACCAAGGTATTTCAACGCCATTGCAGAACATTCAATATGCCAACCCGGTCTCCCGTTCCCCCAAGGGCTATCCCAAAATGGTTCATTAGGTTTCGCAGATTTCCATAAGGCAAAGTCCATCGGATGTTCTTTTTCGGTTTCTGAATCAACCCGGGCTCCTGCTCTCATTGTTTCAAGTGATCGATGGCTAAGTTTCCCGTAATCGAGGCTTTTACGTACTCTGAAGTAAACATCCCCATTAGATTCGTATGCCATGCCCGAGCTGACTAGTCCTTGTATGAGCTCAATAATCTTAGGAATTTCTTGCGTAGCAAGAGGGTAAATATCTGCAGGAATAATGTTTAAGTTCGACATGTCTTCCATATATTCCTGTATATGCAATTGACTCAGCTGCTCAACAGATATTCCCCGTTCGTTAGCTCGCGTAATTAATTTGTCATCTATATCAGTAAAATTCTGGACTCGTTGGACAGTAAATTCTTTAAATTCTAAGTAACGGTGTAAAACATCAAAAACTATATAGCTCATAGCATGGCCGACGTGCGCAGAAGAGTAAGGAGTTACTCCGCACACATAGATACGTACCACATCGCCATTTGGCTTAAATTCTCTTTTTTCTCCAGTCAAAGTATCCGAAAGTTTCAACATTTTTCATCTGTTATTGCAGCAATCGCAATCGAAAAAATTCCATCTCCTGATCCTGTATACCCAAGACCGTCTTCAGTCGTAGCTTTGATATTCACCTGCGAGACATCTATAAAAATAGATTCCGCTATGGCAATGCGCATTGCATTAAAAAATGGCTGAAGTTTTGGCAATTGAAGTGCAATTGTAGCATCGACATTCACAACCCTCCATCCAGAATCATGAAGCATTCTCAAGCTTCGGTTGAGCAATTCCATACTTGATATACCCTTCGGAACCGAGGACGAAGATTCAGAGAAGTGCATTCCTATGTCTCCCAGGCCTGCCGCGCCAAGCAAAGCGTCAATAATCGCATGGGCTAAGACATCTCCGTCACTATGGCCCTTAGGCCCTTTTTCAAATGGGATTTTTACCCCTGCTAAATAAAAATCTTCCCCTTGAACCAATTGATGTGCATCATATCCAATTCCGAAACGTGTGGTCATAAATATTTGCCCTTCGCTATTGCATTGGCAGCCACTAAATCATCGTCCGAAGTAATTTTAAAATTCCATCTGCTTCCTTCGAAAATTCGTACGCGCAAACCCAATCGTTCAACCATTGATGCATCGTCAGTTACGTCATCTGCAATCTGATAATGGGCATTCAAAAGTAAATTTTGCTTAAAAATTTGAGGAGTCTGGGTGTGATATAAGTTCTCTCTTTGAAGAGTGGATGATACAAATCCATTTCCATCAATAATTTTTGTAGTATCCACTGCGGGAAACGCCGCAACTGCAGAGCCCTCAGACTGTGCCAAAGTAATTCCCCTTTTTATCATGTCAATCGTTACAAAAGGCCTTGCCCCATCATGCACAATAACCCAATCGCATTCTTCAAGAACTTCCAAGCCATTTAAAACGCTATCCTGCCTCCGCTGTCCTCCGGGGATTATCTGTGTAACTTTATTCCATTTCATTTGTAATGCGATTTCATTTATTTCGGTTATATTCAAATCAGATGCCACAATGAGGATTGAATCTACCAATTCACATTTTTCAAAAACATCAACTGAATGCACGATCAATGGCAAGCCATTCAAATCGGCAAGAATTTTGTCGTTATTGCTCATTCGACTACTTCTACCAGCAGCAACAATTATTACTCGAACAGCGCCTATATTACTTTCGGTAGGATCGGTGGTCATTTCCATCGATTAATGCCAACTCCATCATTTTGAAGATTTAGAAAATTCCAATACATGATCATTTGCATCGACCCGAACAGTATCACCATCAGAATATTCGCCTGCAATAATTCTCTTAGCGATTTCATTTTCTACATGTCTTTCTACTGCACGAAGCAAAGGTCTAGCACCGTATACTGGATCGAATCCTTCTTCAACAAGCCAATCCTTTGCAGAGTCTGAAAGTTCAATACTTAGCAAGCGTTCTTCTAAACGAGTTTTCACCTTATCAACCATTAGTTCTACAATCTGATGTAAATGTTCACGACCAAGTGGGTGGAAAACAATAAAGTCT
Protein-coding regions in this window:
- the gatB gene encoding Asp-tRNA(Asn)/Glu-tRNA(Gln) amidotransferase subunit GatB produces the protein MITYEPVIGLEVHAQLKTASKMYCSCGSDYQNAEPNSRVCPVCLGLPGALPVINREAIKSIIMIGLALNCDISEHSKFDRKNYTYPDLMKGYQVSQYDLPVCLDGYMDINVDGIERRVGIERVHMEEDVAKLSHHLDSSTGKGYSLVDVNRSGVPLVEMVSRPDIRSAEEARQYLINYQSILRYLNVSTANMDEGSFRCDANVSIRPKGEEKFGTKVEIKNMNSFRSVFRAIEYELVRQAELLNAGERIKQETRGWLEDKGVTISLRSKEEANDYRYFPEPDLPPLNISKTWVSEIAKILPELPAERKARFTRQYELSEYDSNLLISTPMLADYFEESVAAAKANFGLGKGSAKSIANWTITELSKLSNEFNTEIYESLVIPNHLAELISLIDNGTIGTPQAKIVLAEIYSSGEKPTAIVEKLGLVQISDSSELDSVVDIVISENPQAVADYNAGKETAAKFLVGQVMKATKGKANPGVVSKIIVEHLESIKN
- the secG gene encoding preprotein translocase subunit SecG; protein product: MSTYISFAVIVVVALLIASILLQVRGAGGGLFGGGSIESFRTRRGLEKTLFQFTIGLAVVFVILALLQLTYA
- a CDS encoding NAD(P)H-binding protein gives rise to the protein MAKKLAPPLALVAGASGNIGNHVVRQLQDQGIRVRALVRNPAQLTSCPEEIFVGNIQNANGIEGSCAGINYVISCAGAPLNFANRLSSKGETFRTVDEMGNLNLLNEATKSNVKKFGYISVFGGRFLGKLEYIRAHESFAAALNDSKINSFTVRSTTTFASLRSLIEKGENSNKISIVGTGLARTNPIDEFDVARCLVDTLLGDQKDIDIGGPDIFSYGEIAEIASEKLGDVPIKFSLTWREQLKVGMRRLRSSHGFDVDSYRLALSATDMIAPQWGINSLADYYENFT
- the cysS gene encoding cysteine--tRNA ligase, whose amino-acid sequence is MKLSDTLTGEKREFKPNGDVVRIYVCGVTPYSSAHVGHAMSYIVFDVLHRYLEFKEFTVQRVQNFTDIDDKLITRANERGISVEQLSQLHIQEYMEDMSNLNIIPADIYPLATQEIPKIIELIQGLVSSGMAYESNGDVYFRVRKSLDYGKLSHRSLETMRAGARVDSETEKEHPMDFALWKSAKPNEPFWDSPWGNGRPGWHIECSAMALKYLGNSIDIHGGGQDLIFPHHENEIAQSESFTNSSPFANFWLHNGLLNLDSEKMSKSLGNLVTIREALQKFSSDAIRLSVLNAHYRSPGYYSDQSLSASEKAIARIRYSISLSSNENSSTDLDATEYRLRFISAMDDDLNTPQALAALFDLAREINRESSSGEKKLSNAQSILKELALILGFTLEENLSDVDDEITVTVQNLIQERTELRSLGKYAEADNVRDQIMSLGIEITDTAEGTTWRRN
- the ispF gene encoding 2-C-methyl-D-erythritol 2,4-cyclodiphosphate synthase, which gives rise to MTTRFGIGYDAHQLVQGEDFYLAGVKIPFEKGPKGHSDGDVLAHAIIDALLGAAGLGDIGMHFSESSSSVPKGISSMELLNRSLRMLHDSGWRVVNVDATIALQLPKLQPFFNAMRIAIAESIFIDVSQVNIKATTEDGLGYTGSGDGIFSIAIAAITDEKC
- the ispD gene encoding 2-C-methyl-D-erythritol 4-phosphate cytidylyltransferase, which produces MTTDPTESNIGAVRVIIVAAGRSSRMSNNDKILADLNGLPLIVHSVDVFEKCELVDSILIVASDLNITEINEIALQMKWNKVTQIIPGGQRRQDSVLNGLEVLEECDWVIVHDGARPFVTIDMIKRGITLAQSEGSAVAAFPAVDTTKIIDGNGFVSSTLQRENLYHTQTPQIFKQNLLLNAHYQIADDVTDDASMVERLGLRVRIFEGSRWNFKITSDDDLVAANAIAKGKYL